In a single window of the Rattus norvegicus strain BN/NHsdMcwi chromosome 6, GRCr8, whole genome shotgun sequence genome:
- the Cebpz gene encoding CCAAT/enhancer-binding protein zeta isoform X1, which yields MSADQEPLEFLAKNPWRPKEVTEDPDEEDEEDSDEAKNGFSLEEVLRLGGTKQDYLMLATLDENEEVVDGGKKGTIDDLQQGELEAFIQNLNLAKYSKSLIEEDEPEKKENTSKKEAKLPKVENKKQKAAEGKKKNKSVPEQHPESSTVFKAKRDKQPDAFEFLERQALLLKPGGKWYDMEYSGEFSLEPQPWDVVSKYKALAEKLYEQEVGLFKNKTSNQKGGSSTWMKAIVSSGTLADRMAAMILLIQDDAVHTLQFVETLLSLVRKKGSKQQCLMALDTFKELLITDLLPDSRKLRLFSQRPLHKLEELSSGNKDSRDRRLILWYYEHQLKHLVAEFVQVLETLSHDSLVTTKTRALVAAHELLCDKPEEEKALLVQVINKLGDPQNRIATKASHLLEVLLRKHPNMKGVVCGELERLLFRSNISPKAQYYAICFLNQMVLSHEESELANKLITLYFCFFRTCIKKKDIESKMLSAILTGVNRAYPYSQIGDDRVREQVDTLFKVLHVVNFNTSVQALMLLFQVMNSQQTISDRYYTALYKVFKCDYWM from the exons CAAGATTACCTTATGCTGGCTACTTTGGATGAAAATGAAGAAGTAGTAGATGGAGGCAAAAAGGGAACCATCGACGACCTCCAACAAGGTGAATTGGAGGCATTTATTCAGAATCTGAATTTGGCCAAATACTCGAAGTCTCTGATTGAAGAGGATGaaccagagaaaaaagaaaacaccagcaaaaaagaagcaaaactacCGAAGGTAGAGaataagaaacagaaagcagcagaaggaaaaaagaaaaataaaagcgtACCAGAGCAGCATCCCGAGAGCAGTACCGTCTTCAAAGCGAAGAGGGATAAACAGCCCGATGCATTCGAATTTCTAGAGAGACAGGCGCTGTTACTCAAGCCTGGGGGCAAGTGGTACGACATGGAATACAGCGGTGAGTTTTCCTTGGAACCACAGCCTTGGGATGTAGTGTCCAAGTACAAAGCCCTGGCCGAGAAGCTGTACGAGCAGGAAGTCGGCTTATTCAAGAATAAGACAAGCAATCAAAAGGGAGGCTCCTCCACCTGGATGAAGGCAATCGTGTCATCGGGGACGCTAGCCGACAGGATGGCAGCCATGATCCTTCTGATCCAGGATGACGCTGTTCACACACTCCAGTTTGTAGAAACCCTCTTGAGCCTTGTTAGAAAGAAgggcagcaagcagcagtgccTCATGGCTTTGGATACGTTCAAGGAGCTGCTCATCACCGACCTTCTTCCGGACAGTCGGAAGCTCCGGCTCTTCAGCCAGCGCCCCCTTCACAAACTGGAAGAGCTGTCCAGTGGCAACAAGGACTCAAGAGATAGAAGACTGATCCTGTGGTATTACGAGCACCAACTGAAGCACTTGGTAGCAGAATTTGTTCAGGTCCTCGAGACTTTAAGTCACGATTCCCTGGTAACCACCAAAACCCGAGCCCTGGTAGCGGCCCATGAGCTTCTCTGTGATAAACCCGAGGAGGAAAAGGCTCTTCTTGTGCAGGTGATAAATAagctgggagaccctcagaaCAGAATCGCCACCAAAGCTTCCCATCTGCTAGAAGTGTTGCTGCGGAAGCATCCCAATATGAAGGGAGTCGTGTGTGGAGAACTAGAACGGCTACTCTTTCGCTCAAATATCAGCCCCAAAGCTCAGTATTATGCAATTTGCTTTTTAAACCAAATGGTCCTCTCCCATGAAGAAAGTGAGCTGGCTAACAAATTAATAactctttatttttgtttctttcggACTTGTATCAAGAAAAAAGACATTGAATCAAAAATGCTCAGTGCCATTTTAACAGGCGTGAACAGAGCGTACCCTTACTCCCAGATAGGTGACGACAGAGTGAGGGAGCAGGTGGACACTTTATTCAAAGTGTTGCATGTTGTAAATTTTAATACTAGTGTGCAGGCTTTAATGCTACTTTTCCAGGTAATGAATTCTCAGCAGACAATATCTGACCGATACTACACAGCTTTATACAA AGTCTTTAAATGTGACTACTGGATGTAA